The segment actatctaggccatgctctcctcttgctgctgccatcagaaggaagtacaggagcctccagtcctgcaccaccaggttcaggaacagttattacccctcaaccatcatgctctttgaactagagtggataactacactgaacccaacactgagctgattccacaaccttttaaggactctacaactcatgttgctGATGtctattatctcatgttctttatttattatttatttttttctctttttgcatttgcagtttgttctcttttgcatatTTGTAGACCGTCTCTGgcatgtgtggtttttcattagttctattatgtttctttttaCTTACTGcgaatgcctggaagaaaataatctctgggtagtatatggtaatatatactGTACAGTGGCGCAAGAGAGTTTGTGAATACTGTAGaattttacaagggtgttgcctggattggagagcatgccttatgagaataggttgagtgaacttggccttttctccttggagcaacagaggatgaggggtgacctgatagagatgcataagatgatgattgatcatgtgaatagccagaggctttttcctaaggctgaaatggctatcatgagggggcatagttcttaaggtgcttggaggtaggtacagtggaatgtcagaggtaagtttttcacagacagagagtggtgggtgagactcttagatagatacatggagcttggcaaaatagagggctatgcagtagggaaattctaggcaatttccAAAGTagtttacatggttggcacaacattgtgggatgaagggcctgtatgtgctgtagatttctaagtttatgtttctgcataaatatgacctaagtgtgatcagatcttcaagtATGTCAAAGAACTAAATTACGAGAACCCAATTaactaaataacacaaaaaacattacacttgtttatttatttattgagaaaaatgatccaatatgctttttccagcttcatgcgtCTCTATAATTCTtgcaagatcctctgaaagttgttttgatcgaagcctggtgcacataaacagatctttcttgagaagagcaggctgtcAGTAACCTGATTTTGTGTGTCCTTTTAATAGGGCACCACTGCAACTGACACcttcaatctcatctcattgattggaacacttgACTTCAAATAGCTTTTGTGGAAGTctttaccccagaggttcacatactttcccCAACAAATGAATGTAATATTGTATCATTTGAATGTCATCCAGGCTATTGAAAGAGGGCAGCGAGGAAATTGCTGGGACTTCGACAAAGAGCTTAGTGTCTTAATCAGCAACACTCAGGTTCCCAGAGCAATGTGATGCGCCTACATTGAGTGGCTACTTCATTGGGTACAAGTGTACTCCTGTGTGTTAACGCAAAACTCCGATCTGCAACGCAGtgtataagagcatgcagactttgtcaagaggttcagttgttgtgctCAGACCAATTATCAGACTGGGAAAGAATGTGATGAGTGATttggactgttggtgccagacaagatTTCCTGAGAATCTCAGAAATTgtcgatctcctgggattttcatgcataccCTGCACACATAGCCGTTGTTGCCACGCagctagaatttttttttaatctgttttCTGTTAATAtcattttgaaatctatgttaaaataattgtgaaataccctgtaacTAATTACATGTTAATGAAGATAATtgataaattttctaaataataaacataccacAACATTTACTTTGGAAAAAAAAGCTTACATTGTCAGTATTCCAAGTTGCAACAGCGTCACAaactaacaataaacacagaataaagttggtagctcattgttaataaactgcTGACCCACTGAATGTCAACACTTAAAAAACATTTGAAGTGTCGTGCAGTTTTCAGGCCGTGTAAAACTTCCCATTCAGTACAATGGTAATCTCAATAGGtagatttaatgtcagagaaatggatacaatatacatcctgaaattctttctttgcaaacatccacaaaaacaaatGAGTGctctaaagaatgaatgacagttaaatgttagaaccccaaagcccaccccagctccccctccccaccagcaaaaaagtatCTGCACCCTCCATCAAGCAaaccatcaataaagacacagacttgcagtaccccaagtAATtcaactctctctctccctataaGGGAAAAAGacgtgtccccatttcacagtttaaaaaaaaatagcggGAACATTGGGtacaagaaagaaagaaaaatccagtgagcagcagttctgtgggtgaaaatgcctcattaatgagatgggagagaatggccagactggttcaatctgacaggaaggtgactgtaGCTCAAAATAACCACGTATTAAAATACTggcgtgtagaagagcatctctgaacacacaacacatcgaatctttaagtggatgggctacaggagGTAGCTCTTAATGTGGTCGCTGAGTTAATATCGtgcctttgttcaaaaaagggagATGGATCACCAGCAGGTtggaagagtgggctccctcacctccagccctctgactctcaatacaggagctccTCAGGGCTGCATACTGAGTCCCTTCCTTTCCTCCCTGTATACTCATGACATCTCcaacctgctaattaaatttggcaatgacactacattgattggcctcatctcaaacaataatgaggtggcctaaggggaagaagtcatctctctgacacagtggtgtcaagaaaacaacccctccctcaatgtcacaaaaacaaagacactggttgtggactgcagcaagaatggagatgggctaacccctattgatatcaatggatctggggttgagagggtaaacagcttcaagttcctcggcatccacaccGAGGACCTCAGATGGTATGTACACacaagctgtgtggtgaaaaaggcacaacagcacctctttcacctcagacggttgaggcaGTTTGGTgcgggcccccaaatcctaagaactttctacaggggcacaactgagatcatcctgactggctgcataactgcctggtatgggaaatatacctcccttaattgcaggactctgcagagtgttgtgcagacagcccagtgcatctgtagttgcgAACTTCCAATGATTTATGACATTTACAAGGTCTGGCATGTAAAAAAAGGGCCCATATTGTCATTGGAGACCCAAACCATCCCAAACACAATttatttcagctgctaccatctgggaagtggtactgcagcataaaagccaggaccaacaggctctgggacagcttcttccaccaggccatcggactgatgaactcatactgacttgagtgtactctatattgcATTGGCTgtgctatttattataaattactatgattgcacacttagatggagatgtaacaaagatttttactcctcatttatgtgaaggatgtaagaaataaagtcaattcaaaataGGAAAACTATAAGCCATCGAGCTTCACATCCCTAACAGAGAAAGATGTAGCTCCTAATTCCATTCAGTTATGCTAAAAGGAACAGGATTGGATGGGGTCTCTGCGAGAGGATTTCATCCCTTCAAAGAAGTATGTGTCTCATTGATGGTGTTCTTGCTCAGGGGGTGGCATCCAATCAGATGCAAGTGTTCAGGTCCTTGGTGAAGGGGAGGGAATATCCCACTGGACGTGTGGTCccaggttacaacgggacattaacaggatacagagctgggctgagatcaatccagagaagtgtgaggcggCAGGGTAGTGTAAGAGTTCACAACACAAGCAATCCACATTTAAatcctgccattgtctgtaaggagtttgtacattctccatgactgcatgggtttcctccaggtgctccagtttccagacTTACAGGTTAGTAAATTGGGGGTATGCTacattggtgccagaagcatggcgacacatCCTTGGACGTGTTGGTCTTTGATGTAAACAACACGGTTCACTGTATGTTTGCGATGTTTACGTGATAAATAATGCTCACCTTCTTGATATAGTTTGTAAGGTCAAACTTGAATGCAGAGTACAAGGTTATTGGCATGTTTTTGGCAACGTGGAAGGACGGAATCTTGAaatccatgtccatagatcccccaaagctgccaaacaggTAGTTAAGAAGATGTATCAGGAGTTGGCCTTAATTAGTCAGCGGTTGAGTCAACAGCCACAGAGAAATGTTCCAGCTCCATAAAACTGGTTAGACCAGACTAGGAGTATTTgttttcatttctggtcacctcactataggatggATCTGGAAGCTCTTGAGGGGGTGCAGATTCGGCAAGATGCTGCCTCAGTTGGAGAACGTGTCTTGTGTACAAAGGTTGAGAGAGCTAGGTATTTTCTCTCTGGAAAGGAGGATGTTGAGTAGTGACTTGAAGGAGGTTTGAAAGATGGTAAAAGGCAGAGACAGAGAACTTTTGCCTTTTGCCAGTGCCTTTCTCCTAGGGAGGCAATGACTCTTGCAAgaaggcatcattttaaggtgaatggtgtaaagtaagggggggggggagagagaagaaggATGTCACAGGTGTGTTTTCAATATAGTGagtgtagaatgcactgccagggacaGTGGTAGAGGTAGAGAGATTAGGTACACTTAAGAGGCTCTCAggcagacacatggatgaaagaaaaatggagggctaggtCAATCtttgagcaggttaaaaggtgggCACagcatcgagggctgaagggattgtactgtgctgtagtgttctatgttcatttGCTCTACCCGGAATTTGTTGGTTTCCCTGTCCAGCGAGATGTTGTGGAAGGGAAAGTTGCTGACTGGCATATTCCAGGCTGTGGGACTATATAATGAGGGACACACTGATGCTCAGTGCAGCCAACACCAAGGCCTGGCGGGGAACACCCACCATCTAGGGGTCTTCTGCTCCTGGACAGGGAGGGGCTCTAAAATGTTGTATTAGTCTACCTCTCCAGCCAGCCACATGAGCAGCAACAATGCTACTGGTTTGAAAAGAAAACACTACTGAATGCATTGACCAGGAATGAAAAGGCTCTGCACAGTTTATTCTTGTATATATTTTATTgtgaataaaatttattttgataaaAACAACCTGCATTGTGTCAAGTTTCCAACACCATGTCCAAAGCCCTGTACTAAGTGACCCGATTGATAAAGGGCAAGCACGTCTTCTTCACCAGTATACCATCTGTGTGGGCACAACCAGGGAGCAAGGGAGTCCATACCCCACTCTTACCAGAGCTGCTTGAATCTCTTTACACCTGGCCTATCTAACACTTCCAGTAAGCTTTCACACCTTCCCACAGAAGGGAACAGTCTAGGGTCACGAGGAAAGGAAAAACCTGCAGGGCCGCAGGGAGCAAGCAAGGGAAAGACATGGGGGCTGCCCCAGAGTGGGCCAGACTGAAGAGCAAGGTGAGAGGTCATGGGCGGTGGAATCCCAGGGGGTCAACACAGCAAGACTCCAGGAACCCCCAGCCCCAACACTAACCGCCACCTCTCCTGGGATCTTGCTGTCCTGAAGCCACCTGAATCACCCTCCTTCCTGGTAGAAAGGGACACATGGATGTCACCTGCACATGTTTCTGCGATGCTGCTGTTCCGATTCAACACAGTCCTCCCCCAACCCCAGGAATGTGAGAGATGCACGGGCATTGATCTCTGCCATTGCCAGGAACTTGCCCTGCATAATTACACCCACCCAGAGGCAACAAAGGATGCAAAGCTGTTGCTCCTAGGATCTTGCTGTGCTATTCAACCCCAGTGCCCCCACCTTGAACCTACACACCAtgcaaaaaggagggggtgaatGGGATGAGGTACATGGGATCTTCTCTCCAGCTGCACCCATCTCCCGGAAGCCCTCCAACCCAACCAACTCTCCCGTTCCCGACAGACAGACCACATAGGAGCAGCGCCTGGGGCACCTTTATTCAGAATGGGTGTCCCTGGCGGTGTGAACCTGCGGGGCGCGGTGTCTGGCCCTGGCTCCCTTGGGACGGAGCTGAGATTCAAGTTGTTCTTCCTGCTGCCTGCGGAGGGCAGCTTGCTCGCTCTCCCACTGCTCGATCCCCCGCTGCAGCTCATTGGTCAGCATTACAATCCGTCCCTGTGAAGGACAGCGGGCAGAGTTACAGAGGTGCGGATGGCAGGGATCAGAAGGGCCGGAGTCAAGGAGTGAGTGGACGAGTCAGGACAGAAGGAGCTGAGACTGAGATGTGGGCAGGTAAGAGCTGGGAGCTATGGGGTCAAGGAAGACAGCGGGggcaagggggagggaggggagaaaggggtgggaaaaggggaggagggcaaGAGGCAAAATGGGGGAGGAAAAAGGGTAGGGGCTGAGTGGCAGAGGGATGAGCAGGAGAGGAGTGGGGAAGGGGTAAAGATGAGGCGGGCTAGAGGGAAAGGAGTGGGAAAAGGTGGCTGGGAAAAGTGGTGGGGGAGCGGAGGAAGAGAGTAGTGAGGATGGGTATATGTTAAAGGGGAGAACataaaagggaagggggagagtatGGGTTAGAAAGGAGAGAGGAGAACGGGAGAAGGAAGAGTGGGGATGGACtaagaaaaggggagagggagggtggggaagtggggattgtgagtgaaggggagatgggtgtggggagagtaggggaGGGTGTGGAAGGGGTTATAGTGGTAAAGGGAAAATGGGAAGGAGAAATAGAGGAGG is part of the Hemitrygon akajei chromosome 25, sHemAka1.3, whole genome shotgun sequence genome and harbors:
- the LOC140716638 gene encoding large ribosomal subunit protein mL52-like; its protein translation is MKGHIRRRQEAAQMAGRIVMLTNELQRGIEQWESEQAALRRQQEEQLESQLRPKGARARHRAPQVHTARDTHSE